A region from the Sandaracinus amylolyticus genome encodes:
- a CDS encoding ATP-grasp domain-containing protein, with protein sequence MPRNLIFVAPFPLETTMRFARALPRLRSVGAGDVRVLAIMQEPPKGDDARVFDDVVRVSDALSARDLIEATQLLASRHGPPHRVLGILEAVQVQLAAVRAHFGVPGTDVRTADLFRDKARMKDALRAAGLPCARHRLLASMRDAEDFAREVGFPMVLKPPAGMGAKATFRVSAIDQLRGAIDGMRVSAQKPMLAEEFLRGREHSFETITTGGQVRFHSVSEYFPTPLEVLENPWMQWCCVLPRELTREHDDAREVGVAAIRALGLDDGFTHMEWFRRADGSIAIGEIAQRPPGANITRMTGLAHDFDPYLAWARAVVDGGFDGPYERRWSVGCAFLRGMGRGRVARLEGVDEANAKVRQYVEEAKLPTIGAPKSDSYEGDGYAIVRARDTDTVKSALKTIIETVRVHYA encoded by the coding sequence ATGCCGCGCAACCTGATCTTCGTCGCGCCGTTCCCGCTCGAGACCACGATGCGCTTCGCGCGCGCGCTGCCTCGGCTCCGCTCTGTCGGGGCCGGCGACGTGCGCGTCCTCGCGATCATGCAGGAGCCGCCCAAGGGCGACGACGCGCGCGTCTTCGACGACGTGGTGCGAGTGAGCGACGCGCTCTCCGCGCGCGACCTGATCGAGGCGACGCAGCTGCTCGCGTCGCGGCACGGCCCGCCTCATCGCGTGCTCGGCATCCTCGAGGCCGTGCAGGTGCAGCTCGCCGCGGTGCGCGCGCACTTCGGCGTGCCGGGCACCGACGTGCGCACCGCCGATCTCTTCCGCGACAAGGCGCGCATGAAGGACGCGCTGCGCGCCGCGGGCCTGCCGTGCGCGCGCCATCGGCTGCTCGCGAGCATGCGTGACGCGGAGGACTTCGCGCGCGAGGTCGGCTTCCCGATGGTGCTCAAGCCGCCCGCCGGCATGGGCGCCAAGGCGACGTTCCGCGTGAGCGCGATCGACCAGCTGCGCGGCGCGATCGACGGCATGCGCGTCAGCGCGCAGAAGCCGATGCTCGCCGAGGAGTTCCTGCGCGGCCGCGAGCACAGCTTCGAGACGATCACGACCGGCGGACAGGTGCGCTTCCACTCGGTCTCCGAGTACTTCCCGACGCCGCTCGAGGTGCTCGAGAACCCGTGGATGCAGTGGTGCTGCGTCCTGCCGCGCGAGCTGACGCGCGAGCACGACGACGCGCGGGAGGTCGGCGTCGCCGCGATCCGCGCGCTCGGTCTCGACGACGGCTTCACCCACATGGAGTGGTTCCGCCGCGCCGACGGATCGATCGCGATCGGCGAGATCGCGCAGCGCCCGCCGGGCGCGAACATCACGCGCATGACCGGCCTCGCGCACGACTTCGATCCCTACCTCGCGTGGGCGCGCGCGGTGGTCGACGGCGGGTTCGACGGGCCGTACGAGCGACGCTGGTCGGTCGGCTGCGCGTTCTTGCGCGGCATGGGCCGCGGCCGCGTCGCGCGGCTCGAGGGCGTCGACGAGGCGAACGCGAAGGTGCGCCAGTACGTCGAGGAGGCGAAGCTGCCGACGATCGGCGCGCCGAAGAGCGACTCGTACGAGGGCGACGGCTACGCGATCGTGCGCGCCCGAGACACCGACACCGTGAAGAGCGCGCTCAAGACGATCATCGAGACGGTGCGCGTGCACTACGCTTGA
- the glgA gene encoding glycogen synthase GlgA — protein sequence MRILLVSSEVAPFAKTGGLGDVSAALPRALRALGHEVRVVAPFYQRVRTSGRAFERVLPPSEITLGAHRYTFSVLASELPGSDVPVLFVDCPALYDRASIYTEDPDEHRRFALLSWAALKLCQYQQWAPDVVHANDWQTALLPLMLQTVFAWDRLFERTRSVLTIHNIGHQGAFPASILPDTGLADAASSFHQDQLRGGRLNYLLTGILYANAITTVSPTYAREITTVEHGVGLDPFLRARRDVLFGILNGIDPGEWSPERDMRIPFRFSRDDLANKERDKEALMSAMKLPYVRGVPVIGIVSRLVWQKGFELCDAVLPTLLARRDVQVVVLGSGEGRYEELFARLARQHPRKLAFHRGFSEPLAHLIEAGADMFLMPSRYEPCGLNQMYSLAYGTVPIVHATGGLADTVRTWDARTGEGNGFAFEHFDASGLAWALGYALETWNRREQWARLQQNGMRDDFSWTRRVRAYEELYRAIAPG from the coding sequence GTGCGCATCCTGCTCGTCTCGTCCGAAGTCGCGCCGTTCGCGAAGACCGGTGGTCTCGGTGACGTCTCCGCCGCCCTCCCTCGCGCGCTCCGCGCGCTCGGTCACGAGGTGCGCGTCGTCGCCCCGTTCTACCAGCGCGTGCGCACCAGCGGACGCGCGTTCGAGCGCGTGCTCCCACCGAGCGAGATCACGCTCGGCGCGCATCGCTACACGTTCTCGGTGCTCGCGTCCGAGCTGCCCGGCAGCGACGTGCCCGTGCTCTTCGTCGACTGCCCCGCGCTCTACGATCGCGCGTCGATCTACACCGAGGACCCCGACGAGCATCGACGCTTCGCGCTGCTCTCGTGGGCCGCGCTGAAGCTCTGCCAGTACCAGCAGTGGGCGCCCGACGTCGTGCACGCGAACGACTGGCAGACCGCGCTGCTGCCGCTGATGCTCCAGACCGTGTTCGCGTGGGATCGCCTCTTCGAGCGCACGCGCTCGGTGCTGACGATCCACAACATCGGCCACCAGGGCGCGTTCCCCGCGAGCATCCTGCCCGACACCGGGCTCGCCGACGCCGCGTCGTCGTTCCATCAGGATCAGCTGCGCGGCGGACGCCTCAACTACCTGCTCACCGGCATCCTCTACGCGAACGCGATCACCACGGTCAGCCCGACCTACGCGCGCGAGATCACGACCGTCGAGCACGGCGTCGGGCTCGACCCGTTCCTGCGCGCGCGTCGCGACGTGCTCTTCGGGATCCTCAACGGCATCGATCCCGGCGAGTGGAGCCCCGAGCGCGACATGCGCATCCCGTTTCGCTTCTCGCGCGACGATCTCGCGAACAAGGAGCGCGACAAGGAAGCGCTGATGAGCGCGATGAAGCTGCCCTACGTGCGCGGCGTGCCGGTGATCGGCATCGTGTCGCGGCTCGTCTGGCAGAAGGGCTTCGAGCTCTGCGACGCGGTGCTCCCGACGTTGCTCGCGCGACGCGACGTGCAGGTCGTCGTGCTCGGCAGCGGCGAGGGTCGCTACGAAGAGCTCTTCGCGCGCCTCGCGCGCCAGCACCCGCGCAAGCTCGCGTTCCACCGCGGCTTCAGCGAGCCGCTCGCGCACCTGATCGAAGCGGGCGCGGACATGTTCCTCATGCCCTCGCGCTACGAGCCGTGCGGGCTCAACCAGATGTACAGCCTCGCGTACGGCACGGTGCCCATCGTGCACGCGACGGGCGGCCTCGCGGACACGGTGCGCACCTGGGACGCGCGCACCGGCGAGGGCAACGGCTTCGCGTTCGAGCACTTCGACGCGAGCGGTCTCGCGTGGGCGCTCGGCTACGCGCTCGAGACGTGGAACCGCCGCGAGCAGTGGGCGCGCCTCCAGCAGAACGGCATGCGCGACGACTTCTCGTGGACGCGCCGAGTGCGCGCCTACGAAGAGCTCTACCGCGCGATCGCGCCGGGATGA
- a CDS encoding helix-turn-helix domain-containing protein: MEGTTGAWLGRYLEPDTIRSDGAFARFATRRLEDGAACVVITGAGGALAELARAHREVLHPSIPPVTHQGDLFVELASDARIDGIELVARCIAQRRTLEHAQLDALVIATVDALRAAASCGRFAGRLSLASLLVSARGELALIGLGHRVAVDDERGAIAVAHAVFQAPEVGAGGAASASGDLIACWQLWKALLALAELPDPLARALRGEPRDEDAPIAAALREMERWASESADRRAGYDEGQRRWAALRAAIGVEPDPEGLSRVLGDVALGLDPALRLDEWGEATEESVALGPAGAWIDTARGERVKLGPALRNVLALLLQRHAEDPGRTTSTWELLEIGWPGESIQPDAGANRVYATIRRLRNMGLRGVIERHDDGYRIVPGAQITWIQE, encoded by the coding sequence GTGGAGGGGACCACGGGGGCGTGGCTCGGGCGCTACCTCGAGCCCGACACGATCCGCAGCGACGGCGCGTTCGCGCGCTTCGCCACGCGCAGGCTCGAGGACGGCGCGGCGTGCGTCGTGATCACCGGCGCCGGCGGCGCGCTCGCCGAGCTCGCGCGCGCTCATCGCGAGGTGCTGCACCCGTCGATCCCACCCGTCACGCACCAGGGCGATCTCTTCGTGGAGCTCGCGAGCGATGCGCGCATCGACGGGATCGAGCTCGTCGCGCGCTGCATCGCGCAGCGGCGGACGCTCGAGCACGCGCAGCTCGACGCGCTGGTGATCGCGACCGTCGACGCGCTGCGCGCGGCCGCGTCGTGCGGTCGCTTCGCGGGACGGCTCTCGCTCGCGAGCCTCTTGGTGTCGGCGCGCGGGGAGCTCGCGCTGATCGGGCTCGGGCATCGCGTCGCGGTCGACGACGAGCGCGGCGCGATCGCGGTGGCGCACGCGGTGTTCCAGGCGCCCGAGGTCGGCGCCGGCGGCGCGGCGAGCGCATCGGGCGATCTGATCGCCTGCTGGCAGCTGTGGAAGGCGTTGCTCGCGCTCGCCGAGCTCCCCGACCCGCTCGCTCGTGCGCTGCGCGGTGAGCCGCGCGACGAGGACGCGCCGATCGCCGCGGCGCTGCGCGAGATGGAGCGCTGGGCGAGCGAGAGCGCGGATCGGCGCGCCGGCTACGACGAGGGCCAGCGTCGCTGGGCCGCGCTGCGCGCCGCGATCGGCGTCGAGCCCGACCCCGAGGGCCTGTCGCGCGTGCTCGGCGACGTCGCGCTCGGTCTCGATCCCGCGCTCCGGCTCGACGAGTGGGGCGAGGCCACGGAGGAGAGCGTCGCGCTCGGCCCCGCCGGCGCGTGGATCGACACCGCGCGCGGCGAGCGCGTGAAGCTCGGCCCCGCGCTGCGCAACGTGCTCGCGCTCCTGCTGCAGCGTCACGCGGAGGACCCCGGGCGCACCACGTCGACGTGGGAGCTCCTCGAGATCGGCTGGCCGGGCGAGTCGATCCAGCCCGACGCCGGCGCGAACCGCGTGTACGCGACGATCCGCAGGCTGCGCAACATGGGGCTGCGCGGCGTGATCGAGCGGCACGACGACGGCTATCGCATCGTGCCCGGGGCGCAGATCACCTGGATCCAGGAGTAG
- a CDS encoding TraB/GumN family protein, translated as MSITMRLLLVLSCSLFLVACGGGGGAPLRVGVGGDVTRQHRAPDPDPVADATPRAWLWEISGGGSLAPSYVLGTMHLGVTRRRALPPPLDEFLQQSRVVVMEIDPRELDRMFAGEGAAAPTSSAAPRRVSRREWLDRALPPATWQLLVDELGARVAPDVLRRMPPGLLSLYLSQVRMAEVEALEEGRTPVRGAASTARLDQSIFEWAVAMGRPVIPLETPEQALDALERVSHGSALDGLREVLERADDARAEQARLREAYLSLDDARTRALLDEEMDAETREILLLARNRAWMENLIPQIEEGRAFVAVGLAHLLGEQSVLSMLEARGFQVRRVGGRERPPQREHARR; from the coding sequence ATGTCGATCACGATGCGCCTGCTGCTCGTGCTCTCGTGCTCGCTCTTCCTCGTCGCCTGCGGCGGCGGAGGTGGCGCGCCGCTGCGCGTTGGCGTCGGCGGCGACGTCACGCGTCAGCACCGCGCGCCCGATCCCGATCCCGTCGCCGATGCGACGCCGCGTGCGTGGCTCTGGGAGATCAGCGGTGGAGGCTCGCTCGCTCCCTCGTACGTGCTCGGCACGATGCACCTCGGGGTCACACGCCGCCGCGCGCTGCCGCCGCCGCTCGACGAGTTCCTCCAGCAGTCACGCGTCGTCGTGATGGAGATCGATCCCCGCGAGCTCGATCGCATGTTCGCCGGAGAAGGCGCGGCCGCCCCGACGTCGAGCGCGGCGCCGCGCCGGGTGTCGCGCCGCGAGTGGCTCGATCGCGCGCTCCCTCCCGCGACGTGGCAGCTCCTCGTCGACGAGCTCGGCGCGCGTGTCGCGCCCGACGTGCTGCGCCGCATGCCGCCGGGGCTGCTCTCGCTCTACCTCTCGCAGGTGCGCATGGCCGAGGTCGAGGCGCTCGAAGAAGGACGCACGCCGGTGCGCGGCGCGGCATCGACGGCGCGGCTCGATCAGTCGATCTTCGAGTGGGCCGTCGCGATGGGTCGCCCGGTGATCCCGCTCGAGACGCCGGAGCAGGCGCTCGACGCGCTCGAGCGCGTCAGCCACGGCAGCGCGCTCGACGGCTTGCGCGAAGTGCTCGAGCGAGCGGACGACGCGCGCGCCGAGCAGGCGCGGCTCCGCGAGGCGTACCTCTCGCTCGACGACGCGCGCACGCGCGCGCTGCTCGACGAGGAGATGGACGCCGAGACGCGCGAGATCCTGCTCCTCGCGCGGAATCGCGCGTGGATGGAAAACCTGATCCCGCAGATCGAGGAAGGTCGCGCGTTCGTCGCGGTCGGGCTCGCGCATCTGCTCGGCGAGCAGAGCGTGCTCTCGATGCTCGAGGCGCGCGGGTTCCAGGTGCGTCGCGTCGGCGGTCGGGAACGCCCGCCCCAGCGCGAGCACGCGCGTCGCTGA
- a CDS encoding serine/threonine-protein kinase PknK — translation MQRDGASIAHVLRSVTGADGRFEIEQKLGAGAYASVFRAFDRAQRTRVALKVPHELDAHALLALKDEFRTLASVSHPNVVAFHELFVRDGACFFTMQLVRGVDVLTHVERHGRESAREVLAGLTAGLAALHESGIVHRDLKPSNAWVDARGTPVLLDFGLALADASLAARAAPAGTPAYVAPELMRGRAPSPKSDLYALGVLGFEMLTGRRPFEGHATAILASKLMQRAPGVREVAPHVDAELASAIDALLDPDPETRPDARELTARLAQRVAQPSLAVARTFVGRAGLASELAAALARADRGTPVVRFLRGPAGIGKSTLLDRVLARVDAATTLVLRGRCSEHETVPYATLDAVLDALARRLASDDALRDELHDLGDVIALVEAFPVFRSVLDAADAPASRQAPLDPSERRRRIGAALASLLRQIAARRTVVIAIDDLQWADEDGARLLHDALTALGAARVCVIAAHRDEARGPALAHLASLDVATIDVPPLDAIEAAALADALGIDPSRHAREVARSGGSPFLLEALALAGGDDDATDPDQLARAALRRRIATLDPGARAMVETLCIAGHPLSPELVAAAAGTRADVGVLRALTTSRLARSRPGADGASEIEPYHDRVREIVADELEASRRREVHRALARVLEARPGIDPVWICRHLEGAGELERAASFAESGAHRAAQALAFARAAELYRFAIAHRAEDDDHTRTLRVALGDALAHAGRGRDAASAYLDAERGERDPDRRLDLRRRAAEQLLRSGFFAEGTALLDEVLALSGVVVRRSPMHAIATLIANRVRILRHGLAPSAERTPDPAELRRIDACMSGAVGLSVVDSIRSADLMSEALHRTLAIGDRRRLAATLSWHVAFLANEAGPAEAHTRAVLAHARALTEAHGDAYARGCFEAASALTEFHLGHNARARAHCERAEAIFARETIGTAKEIATAQTFANATLAIEGRLDALAHRLAEHERVAEQRGERYALTNHRQGLMILRWLAADDPRRAHADLDAAMDGFGARGFVVQSWFDLWGRVAVALYEGRARDARALYARTRGRLVRSLLARTQWTRAHMLVMDATTSIAIGSPPRLAWARLVIAQLARESRPWTGALASMLSACVAAKQDHERALARLGDTIDALDRAELGLWSAAARIALAPHDARHRAAAREWAERERVRAPARLASMLLPGVRIS, via the coding sequence ATGCAGCGCGACGGAGCGTCGATCGCCCACGTCCTCCGCTCGGTCACGGGCGCGGACGGACGCTTCGAGATCGAGCAGAAGCTCGGCGCGGGCGCGTACGCCTCGGTGTTCCGCGCGTTCGATCGCGCGCAGCGCACGCGCGTCGCGCTGAAGGTTCCGCACGAGCTCGACGCGCACGCGCTGCTCGCGCTGAAGGACGAGTTCCGCACGCTCGCGTCGGTGAGCCATCCGAACGTCGTCGCGTTCCACGAGCTCTTCGTGCGCGACGGAGCCTGCTTCTTCACGATGCAGCTGGTGCGCGGCGTGGACGTGCTCACGCACGTGGAGCGCCACGGCAGAGAGAGCGCGCGAGAGGTGCTCGCCGGGCTCACCGCGGGGCTCGCCGCGCTCCACGAGAGCGGGATCGTGCATCGCGACCTGAAGCCGTCGAACGCGTGGGTGGACGCGCGCGGCACGCCGGTGCTGCTCGACTTCGGGCTCGCGCTGGCGGACGCGTCGCTCGCGGCCCGCGCGGCGCCGGCGGGCACACCCGCGTACGTCGCGCCCGAGCTGATGCGCGGGCGCGCGCCGAGCCCGAAGAGCGATCTCTACGCGCTCGGCGTGCTCGGCTTCGAGATGCTCACCGGGCGCCGTCCGTTCGAGGGCCACGCGACGGCGATCCTCGCGAGCAAGCTGATGCAGCGCGCGCCGGGGGTGCGCGAGGTGGCGCCGCACGTGGACGCGGAGCTCGCGAGCGCGATCGACGCGCTGCTCGATCCCGATCCCGAGACACGGCCCGACGCGCGCGAGCTGACCGCACGGCTCGCGCAGCGCGTGGCGCAACCCTCGCTCGCGGTCGCGCGCACCTTCGTCGGGCGCGCCGGGCTCGCGAGCGAGCTCGCCGCGGCGCTCGCGCGGGCCGATCGTGGCACGCCCGTCGTGCGCTTCCTCCGAGGCCCCGCGGGGATCGGCAAGAGCACGCTGCTCGATCGCGTGCTCGCGCGCGTCGACGCCGCGACCACGCTGGTGCTTCGCGGGCGCTGCTCGGAGCACGAGACGGTGCCGTACGCGACGCTCGACGCGGTGCTCGACGCGCTGGCGCGGCGCCTCGCGAGCGACGATGCGCTGCGCGACGAGCTGCACGATCTCGGGGACGTGATCGCGCTCGTCGAGGCGTTCCCGGTGTTCCGCTCGGTGCTCGACGCGGCCGACGCGCCCGCGTCGCGGCAGGCGCCGCTCGATCCCAGCGAGCGCCGTCGTCGCATCGGCGCGGCGCTCGCGTCGCTGCTGCGGCAGATCGCGGCGCGGCGCACCGTCGTGATCGCGATCGACGACCTGCAGTGGGCCGACGAGGACGGTGCGCGTCTCCTCCACGACGCGCTCACCGCGCTCGGGGCGGCGCGCGTGTGCGTGATCGCGGCGCACCGCGACGAAGCGCGCGGTCCCGCGCTGGCGCACCTCGCGTCGCTCGACGTCGCGACGATCGACGTGCCTCCGCTCGACGCGATCGAGGCCGCGGCGCTCGCGGACGCGCTCGGGATCGATCCGTCGCGTCACGCGCGCGAGGTCGCGCGCAGCGGTGGATCGCCGTTCCTGCTCGAGGCGCTCGCGCTCGCCGGTGGCGACGACGACGCGACCGATCCCGATCAGCTCGCGCGGGCCGCGCTCCGCCGCCGCATCGCGACGCTCGATCCCGGCGCGCGCGCGATGGTCGAGACGCTGTGCATCGCGGGGCATCCGCTCTCGCCGGAGCTCGTCGCGGCCGCGGCGGGAACGCGCGCCGACGTCGGGGTGCTGCGCGCGCTCACGACGTCGCGCCTCGCGCGCTCGCGTCCCGGTGCCGACGGCGCGAGCGAGATCGAGCCGTACCACGATCGCGTGCGCGAGATCGTCGCGGACGAGCTCGAGGCGTCACGGCGACGCGAGGTGCACCGCGCGCTCGCGCGCGTCCTCGAGGCACGCCCCGGGATCGATCCGGTGTGGATCTGCCGGCACCTCGAGGGCGCCGGGGAGCTCGAGCGCGCCGCGTCGTTCGCCGAGTCGGGCGCGCATCGCGCCGCACAGGCGCTCGCGTTCGCGCGCGCGGCGGAGCTCTATCGGTTCGCGATCGCGCACCGCGCCGAGGACGACGATCACACGCGCACGCTGCGGGTCGCGCTCGGGGACGCGCTCGCGCACGCGGGGCGAGGGCGCGACGCCGCGAGCGCGTACCTCGACGCGGAGCGGGGCGAGCGCGATCCCGATCGCCGCCTCGATCTTCGCCGGCGCGCGGCCGAGCAGCTGCTGCGCTCGGGGTTCTTCGCCGAGGGCACGGCGCTGCTCGACGAGGTGCTCGCGCTGTCGGGCGTCGTCGTCCGCCGCTCTCCGATGCACGCGATCGCGACGCTGATCGCGAACCGCGTGCGCATCCTCCGCCACGGGCTCGCGCCGAGCGCCGAGCGCACGCCCGATCCCGCCGAGCTGCGACGCATCGATGCGTGCATGTCGGGCGCCGTCGGGCTCTCGGTCGTCGACTCGATCCGCTCCGCGGACCTGATGAGCGAGGCGCTGCACCGCACGCTCGCGATCGGCGATCGGAGGAGGCTCGCCGCGACGCTCTCGTGGCACGTCGCGTTCCTCGCGAACGAAGCAGGGCCTGCCGAGGCGCACACGCGCGCGGTGCTCGCGCACGCGCGCGCCCTCACCGAGGCACACGGCGACGCGTACGCGCGCGGATGCTTCGAGGCGGCCTCGGCGCTCACCGAGTTCCACCTCGGCCACAACGCGCGCGCCCGCGCGCACTGCGAGCGCGCCGAGGCGATCTTCGCGCGCGAGACGATCGGCACGGCGAAGGAGATCGCCACCGCGCAGACGTTCGCGAACGCGACGCTCGCGATCGAAGGACGGCTCGACGCGCTGGCGCACCGGCTCGCCGAGCACGAGCGCGTCGCCGAGCAGCGCGGAGAGCGCTACGCGCTGACGAACCACCGCCAGGGCTTGATGATCCTGCGCTGGCTCGCGGCCGACGATCCGCGGCGCGCGCACGCCGATCTCGACGCGGCGATGGACGGCTTCGGAGCGCGCGGGTTCGTGGTGCAGAGCTGGTTCGATCTGTGGGGACGCGTCGCGGTCGCGCTCTACGAAGGACGCGCGCGCGATGCGCGGGCGCTCTACGCGCGCACCCGCGGCCGGCTCGTGCGCTCGCTCCTCGCGCGCACGCAGTGGACGCGTGCGCACATGCTGGTGATGGACGCGACGACCTCGATCGCGATCGGCTCGCCCCCGCGCCTCGCGTGGGCGCGCCTCGTCATCGCACAGCTGGCGCGCGAGTCGCGGCCCTGGACCGGTGCGCTCGCGTCGATGCTCTCGGCGTGCGTGGCGGCGAAGCAGGATCACGAGCGCGCGCTCGCGCGGCTGGGCGACACGATCGACGCGCTCGATCGCGCCGAGCTCGGCCTGTGGTCCGCGGCCGCGCGGATCGCGCTCGCGCCGCACGACGCGCGACATCGCGCGGCGGCACGCGAGTGGGCCGAGCGGGAGCGCGTCCGCGCGCCCGCGCGCCTCGCGTCGATGTTGCTCCCCGGCGTTCGGATCTCCTGA
- a CDS encoding ATP-grasp domain-containing protein, translating to MRVVFLSPSYPPEMQQYTRGLAEVGAQVFGVGDTPREALPRDVRPHLHDYLQVPRIMDEDDVIERVSAWLRGREIDRVLANWEPLVVLAARMRERWGVPGMSVDTVRAFRDKQLMKERVAAAGLRVPRAFRIRTASEAREAAERIGFPVVIKPISGAGSADTYRVASSAELESALAKMDHVVEASVEEYVEGEEHTYDTVCIGGAPVYENVARYLPKPLEARTHEWISPVIVTVRDLGQRKLQPGVALGRDVLRALGMGDGFTHMEWFLTPKGEAVFGEIGCRPGGAHLVDQMNYTSDVDLFREWARAVCWHAFEGRTERKFNVAIVFKRAKGQGRITRIEGLEAWKRACAPYVVEDALLRPGTPRRNWKQTLLSDGHVVVRHPDWDETVRMATLAATDITMYAE from the coding sequence ATGCGCGTCGTCTTCCTCTCGCCGTCCTATCCCCCCGAGATGCAGCAGTACACGCGAGGCCTCGCCGAGGTCGGCGCGCAGGTCTTCGGGGTCGGCGACACACCGCGCGAGGCGCTGCCCCGCGACGTGCGACCGCACCTGCACGACTACCTGCAGGTGCCGCGCATCATGGACGAGGACGACGTGATCGAGCGCGTCTCGGCGTGGCTGCGCGGGCGCGAGATCGATCGGGTGCTGGCGAACTGGGAGCCGCTCGTCGTGCTCGCCGCGCGGATGCGCGAGCGCTGGGGCGTGCCCGGGATGAGCGTGGACACGGTGCGCGCGTTCCGCGACAAGCAGCTGATGAAGGAGCGCGTCGCGGCCGCGGGGCTGCGGGTGCCGCGTGCGTTCCGCATCCGCACGGCCTCCGAGGCGCGCGAGGCCGCCGAGCGCATCGGGTTCCCCGTCGTGATCAAGCCGATCTCGGGCGCGGGGAGCGCGGACACCTATCGCGTCGCGTCGAGCGCGGAGCTCGAGAGCGCGCTCGCGAAGATGGACCACGTCGTCGAGGCGAGCGTCGAGGAGTACGTCGAGGGCGAGGAGCACACGTACGACACGGTCTGCATCGGCGGCGCGCCGGTCTACGAGAACGTCGCGCGCTACCTGCCGAAGCCGCTCGAGGCGCGCACCCACGAGTGGATCAGCCCGGTGATCGTCACGGTGCGCGACCTCGGCCAGCGCAAGCTGCAGCCCGGCGTCGCGCTCGGTCGCGACGTGCTGCGCGCGCTCGGGATGGGCGACGGGTTCACGCACATGGAGTGGTTCCTCACGCCGAAGGGCGAGGCGGTGTTCGGCGAGATCGGGTGTCGTCCGGGCGGCGCGCACCTCGTCGATCAGATGAACTACACGTCCGACGTCGACCTCTTCCGCGAGTGGGCGCGCGCGGTGTGCTGGCACGCGTTCGAGGGGCGCACGGAGCGCAAGTTCAACGTCGCGATCGTGTTCAAGCGCGCGAAGGGGCAGGGACGCATCACGCGCATCGAGGGGCTCGAGGCGTGGAAGCGCGCGTGCGCGCCCTACGTCGTCGAGGACGCGCTGCTCCGCCCGGGCACGCCGCGCCGCAACTGGAAGCAGACGCTGCTCTCCGACGGGCACGTGGTCGTGCGCCATCCCGACTGGGACGAGACGGTGCGCATGGCGACGCTCGCCGCGACCGACATCACGATGTACGCGGAGTAG
- a CDS encoding AraC family transcriptional regulator produces MDVETIAERALRLVPRQLDESPQTVKVLSGLVLLRHHRRTAFESTIYEPVFCLIVQGRKEVTLGGSTFEAGAGRCLVVSHDLPVLSRVTRAPYLSLLLDIDLATLRGLHDELADARLDAADARAMETHDADEPLLDALGRYLALAGSGSDAKVLGPLILKEIHYRVLMSPSGAMLRRLLRRDSYESAIGRAISHIRRDFRAPIAVSELAEKVGMSPASFHKHFKEITTTTPLQYQKELRLLQARRLLAAGSASVSTVAFDVGYESASQFSREYARRFGVPPSRDAAERTSAAP; encoded by the coding sequence ATGGACGTCGAGACGATCGCGGAACGCGCGCTCCGGCTGGTGCCCCGTCAGCTCGACGAATCGCCCCAGACCGTGAAGGTCCTGTCCGGTCTGGTGCTGCTCCGGCATCACCGGCGCACTGCCTTCGAGTCGACGATCTACGAGCCCGTCTTCTGCCTGATCGTCCAAGGGCGGAAGGAGGTCACGCTCGGCGGGAGCACCTTCGAGGCGGGCGCGGGACGCTGTCTCGTCGTCAGCCACGACCTGCCGGTGCTCTCGCGGGTGACGCGCGCGCCGTACCTGTCGCTGCTGCTCGACATCGACCTCGCGACGCTGAGGGGGCTCCACGACGAGCTGGCGGACGCGCGCCTCGACGCGGCGGACGCCCGCGCGATGGAGACGCACGACGCGGACGAGCCGCTGCTCGACGCGCTGGGCCGCTACCTCGCGCTCGCGGGGTCGGGCAGCGACGCGAAGGTGCTCGGCCCGCTGATCCTGAAGGAGATCCACTACCGCGTGCTGATGTCGCCCTCGGGCGCGATGCTGCGGCGGCTGCTCCGGCGCGACAGCTACGAGAGCGCGATCGGGCGCGCGATCTCCCACATCCGCCGCGACTTCCGGGCGCCGATCGCGGTCTCCGAGCTGGCCGAGAAGGTCGGGATGAGCCCGGCCTCGTTCCACAAGCACTTCAAGGAGATCACGACGACCACGCCGCTCCAGTACCAGAAGGAGCTGCGCCTGCTGCAGGCGCGACGGCTGCTCGCGGCCGGCAGCGCGTCGGTGTCCACCGTCGCGTTCGACGTCGGCTACGAGAGCGCGAGCCAGTTCAGCCGCGAGTACGCGCGCCGCTTCGGCGTCCCGCCCAGCAGGGACGCGGCGGAGCGGACGAGCGCGGCCCCGTAG